A DNA window from Xiphias gladius isolate SHS-SW01 ecotype Sanya breed wild chromosome 3, ASM1685928v1, whole genome shotgun sequence contains the following coding sequences:
- the LOC120783682 gene encoding sarcoplasmic reticulum histidine-rich calcium-binding protein, translating into MASLRSLILALLLALLCSFYTPLAPSAKAQDLPFRSEQGLVADDDDNDDHEDQDDGDNDNNNEDDDDDDDDDDDDNNDDGDDDDDDDDDDDDDDNDDGDDEVDDDDDDDEDDDDDHEDDEDDDENDDGAYHKGSVCSYCEFCEHCDSCDKCPCEEGDKSEHCDDCKMCSFCHLCPVCQTLCQPGGFLDEVTGSIYKTVADVFHDDDN; encoded by the exons ATGGCATCATTGAGAAGTTTGATTCTTGCACTGCTTCTGGCACTGCTCTGCTCCTTCTACACCCCACTGGCTCCCAGTGCCAAGGCACAAGATTTGCCATTCCGCTCTGAGCAAGGTCTGGTGGCCGACGATGATGACAACGATGACCATGAAGACCAGGATGACGGCgacaatgacaacaacaacgaagatgatgatgatgacgatgatgacgacgatgatgataACAATGACGATGGCGACGACGacgatgacgacgacgacgatgacgacgacgacgatAATGATGATGGCGATGACGaagttgatgatgatgatgatgatgacgaggaCGACGATGATGATCATGAAG atgatgaagatgatgacgaAAACGACGATGGTGCTTATCACAAGGGCTCTGTGTGCTCATATTGTGAATTCTGTGAG CACTGTGACAGCTGTGATAAATGTCCTTGTGAAGAAGGAGACAAGTCTGAACACTGTGATGACTGCAAG ATGTGCAGTTTCTGCCATTTGTGTCCTGTTTGCCAAACTCTTTGCCAGCCTG GCGGTTTTCTTGATGAAGTGACTGGATCAATCTACAA GACTGTGGCTGATGTGTTTCATGATGATGACAACTGA